The following proteins come from a genomic window of Nostoc sp. ATCC 53789:
- a CDS encoding glucokinase: MTLLLAGDIGGTKTILRLVETSDSPALHTIYQESYHSADFPDLVPIVQQFLIKANTPIPEKACFAIAGPIVKNTAKLTNLAWYLDTERLEEELGIPHISLINDFAAVGYGISGLQKQDLHPLQVGKPQPETPIGIIGAGTGLGQGFLIKQGNNYQVFPSEGGHADFAPRNEIEFQLLRYLLGKHDIQRVSVERVVSGMGIVAIYQFLRDRKFATESPDIAQIVRTWEQEAGQEEKSVDPGAAIGAAALEKRDRLSEQTLQLFIEAYGAEAGNLALKLLPYGGLYIAGGIAPKILPLIQNSGFLLNFTQKGRMRPLLEEIPVYIILNPQVGLIGAALCAARL, encoded by the coding sequence ATGACATTGTTACTAGCAGGAGACATCGGCGGTACGAAAACTATTCTGCGATTGGTTGAAACATCAGATTCACCAGCTTTACATACTATTTATCAGGAAAGTTATCACAGTGCTGATTTTCCCGATTTAGTACCCATAGTGCAGCAGTTTTTAATCAAAGCTAATACACCAATACCAGAAAAGGCTTGTTTTGCGATCGCAGGGCCTATTGTCAAAAATACTGCCAAACTTACCAATTTAGCCTGGTACCTAGATACCGAACGTTTAGAAGAAGAATTGGGTATCCCACATATTTCTTTAATTAACGACTTCGCCGCCGTTGGCTATGGCATTTCAGGTTTACAAAAACAAGACTTGCACCCGTTGCAAGTTGGGAAACCTCAACCCGAAACCCCGATTGGAATTATTGGTGCTGGTACTGGTTTAGGGCAAGGATTTTTAATTAAGCAGGGAAACAACTATCAAGTTTTTCCTTCAGAAGGTGGACACGCTGACTTCGCGCCTCGGAACGAAATCGAGTTTCAACTGTTGAGATACCTGTTGGGTAAACATGATATCCAGCGCGTTTCTGTGGAACGGGTGGTTTCTGGAATGGGAATTGTGGCGATTTATCAATTTTTGCGCGATCGCAAATTTGCCACCGAATCACCAGATATCGCCCAAATCGTTAGAACTTGGGAACAAGAAGCCGGACAAGAAGAGAAAAGTGTCGATCCCGGTGCTGCTATTGGTGCAGCTGCACTAGAAAAACGCGATCGCCTTTCCGAACAAACCTTGCAATTATTTATAGAAGCTTATGGTGCAGAAGCCGGCAATCTCGCCCTTAAACTCCTACCTTATGGTGGCTTATACATTGCTGGTGGGATTGCTCCCAAAATTCTCCCCTTAATTCAAAATAGCGGTTTCTTGTTAAACTTCACCCAAAAAGGCAGAATGCGCCCCCTCCTCGAAGAAATACCTGTGTATATTATCCTCAACCCGCAAGTGGGGCTAATAGGTGCTGCTTTATGTGCTGCTAGGTTATAA
- a CDS encoding DUF1816 domain-containing protein, translating into MNLFQSNQSEFAWWVEINTAVPRCTYYFGPFDSEKEAQLYRSGYVEDLYQEEARDIIALVKQCQPDDLTIFHEKAEVQISSF; encoded by the coding sequence ATGAATTTATTTCAATCTAATCAATCAGAGTTTGCCTGGTGGGTAGAAATTAATACTGCTGTTCCACGCTGTACTTATTACTTTGGCCCTTTTGATAGTGAAAAAGAGGCACAACTTTATAGAAGCGGCTATGTTGAAGACTTATATCAGGAAGAAGCCAGAGACATCATTGCGCTAGTCAAGCAATGTCAGCCTGATGATTTGACGATTTTTCATGAGAAAGCAGAAGTCCAAATATCTAGTTTTTGA
- a CDS encoding DUF3775 domain-containing protein codes for MAELIYGTMGYGRTNQPETFIDKLSYYLEDLNITGRCSINILQKYIHEFSEEEKVEVIALMWLGRTALSEQAEDFLNLLKQVVELIPQNYATSYIIEKPLLAKYLRDGLQKLDIWTSAFS; via the coding sequence ATGGCTGAATTAATCTATGGAACAATGGGTTATGGGAGAACAAACCAACCAGAAACATTTATAGATAAATTGTCTTATTATTTAGAGGATTTAAATATTACAGGGAGATGTTCAATAAATATCCTGCAAAAATATATTCATGAATTCTCCGAAGAAGAAAAAGTAGAGGTAATAGCTTTGATGTGGCTTGGTAGAACTGCATTAAGTGAACAAGCAGAAGACTTCCTAAACTTGCTTAAGCAAGTAGTAGAGCTTATACCTCAAAATTATGCAACCAGTTATATTATTGAAAAACCCCTTTTAGCAAAATATCTGCGAGATGGGCTTCAAAAACTAGATATTTGGACTTCTGCTTTCTCATGA